The Streptomyces avermitilis MA-4680 = NBRC 14893 genome contains a region encoding:
- a CDS encoding helix-turn-helix domain-containing protein → MSDPWVALEPGADPAERVRALRRAHETFTAAGTAAGTVPRPVRSVVADSWRRSARAGVGPDGTASVELTDGDLGSYRAEHPLAPVMPLFRELMGTFAADGEHLLAVCDAQGRLLWVEGHPAVRQRADGMNFVPGARWAESAVGTNAPGTAVALDRPVQVFAAEHFIRRVQPWTCAAAPVHDPRTGRVLGAVDITGGDGLAHPHSLGFVQAVARAAESQLALLAPARGTADTLELTALGRDEAQLLAGGRKIRLSRRHSEILVLLAHHPEGLTGDELLCALYEDESVTPVTLRAELARLRRLLGPGLLASRPYRLTAAVESDVAVVERRLGTGAVTAAVAAYAGPLLPGSQAPAVARLRRRIADGLRTALIARRDPDLLADWAHAPWGEDDLDVWRALAAVRPTAPVRARLDELEYELSAPAGWARSAPR, encoded by the coding sequence TTGTCCGATCCATGGGTGGCACTGGAGCCGGGTGCCGACCCCGCCGAGCGTGTGCGGGCGCTGCGCCGTGCCCACGAGACGTTCACAGCGGCGGGCACGGCGGCGGGCACGGTGCCACGGCCGGTGCGTTCCGTGGTGGCCGACTCCTGGCGGCGTTCCGCGCGGGCCGGGGTGGGCCCGGACGGCACCGCGAGCGTGGAGCTCACCGACGGCGACCTCGGCTCGTACCGGGCGGAGCACCCGCTCGCACCGGTGATGCCGTTGTTCCGTGAGCTGATGGGCACGTTCGCGGCGGACGGGGAGCATCTGCTGGCGGTGTGCGACGCGCAGGGCAGGCTGCTGTGGGTCGAGGGGCATCCGGCGGTGCGCCAGCGGGCGGACGGGATGAACTTCGTGCCGGGTGCGCGCTGGGCGGAGAGCGCGGTCGGGACGAACGCGCCGGGGACCGCTGTGGCGTTGGACCGGCCGGTGCAGGTGTTCGCGGCCGAGCACTTCATCCGGCGGGTCCAGCCATGGACGTGCGCGGCGGCGCCGGTGCACGATCCACGCACCGGGCGGGTGCTCGGCGCGGTCGACATCACCGGCGGGGACGGGCTCGCGCATCCGCACAGCCTCGGCTTCGTACAGGCGGTGGCACGGGCGGCCGAGTCCCAGCTGGCGCTGCTCGCGCCGGCGCGCGGCACGGCGGACACGCTCGAACTGACCGCGCTGGGCCGCGACGAGGCACAGCTCCTCGCGGGCGGGCGGAAGATCCGGCTCAGCCGCCGGCACAGCGAGATCCTGGTGCTGCTGGCCCACCATCCCGAGGGGCTGACCGGCGACGAGCTGCTGTGCGCGCTGTACGAGGACGAGTCGGTGACACCGGTGACGCTGCGCGCCGAACTGGCCAGGCTGCGCCGCCTCCTCGGTCCCGGTCTGCTGGCCTCGCGCCCCTACCGGCTCACGGCCGCGGTGGAGTCCGACGTGGCGGTCGTGGAGCGGCGTCTTGGGACCGGGGCGGTCACGGCGGCCGTGGCGGCGTACGCGGGTCCGTTGCTGCCCGGTTCGCAGGCTCCGGCGGTGGCCCGGCTGCGGCGCAGGATCGCCGACGGACTGCGTACGGCGCTCATCGCGCGCCGCGACCCCGATCTGCTGGCGGACTGGGCGCACGCGCCGTGGGGCGAGGACGATCTCGACGTATGGCGTGCGCTGGCGGCGGTGCGGCCGACGGCGCCGGTGAGGGCACGCCTCGACGAGCTGGAGTACGAGCTGTCGGCGCCGGCGGGTTGGGCCCGTTCGGCGCCCCGGTGA
- a CDS encoding N-acetylmuramoyl-L-alanine amidase → MERARALPSRRQLLKGAAVAAVPYALLPAAQAGAEPRAVDYPSAEWTAASTSNYTASSRPSSYPLDYVVIHVTQETYPTTLDIFRNPQKGVSAHYVVRSADGHVAQCVRERDIAWHAGNWDYNTRSIGIEHEGWVDQPAYFTDALYEESARLTAAICAQYGIPKDRAHIIGHYEVPGTDHTDPGPNWDWVRYMRLVNFA, encoded by the coding sequence ATGGAGCGAGCCAGAGCGCTGCCCAGCAGACGGCAGCTGCTGAAGGGCGCGGCCGTCGCCGCGGTCCCCTACGCGTTATTGCCCGCCGCGCAGGCCGGCGCCGAGCCCCGGGCCGTCGACTATCCGTCCGCCGAGTGGACGGCGGCCAGCACGTCCAACTACACGGCGTCCAGCCGCCCTTCGAGCTATCCCCTCGACTACGTGGTCATCCACGTGACGCAGGAGACGTACCCGACGACGCTGGACATCTTCCGGAACCCACAGAAGGGCGTGTCCGCGCACTACGTCGTACGGTCCGCCGACGGGCACGTCGCGCAGTGCGTCCGGGAGCGCGACATCGCCTGGCACGCGGGCAACTGGGACTACAACACGCGCAGCATCGGCATCGAGCACGAGGGGTGGGTGGACCAGCCCGCGTACTTCACCGACGCCCTGTACGAGGAGTCCGCCAGGCTGACGGCGGCGATCTGCGCCCAGTACGGCATTCCGAAGGACCGGGCGCACATCATCGGCCACTACGAGGTGCCGGGGACGGACCACACCGATCCGGGGCCGAACTGGGACTGGGTCCGGTACATGAGGCTCGTCAACTTCGCCTGA
- a CDS encoding ROK family transcriptional regulator: MTAPLHEAHPAGRGRRLPDTQQGMRRRNLARVMHTVSAEGPLSRAAVASHIGLTRAAVSTLVDELIRSGLLEELGPERPGRVGRPGSALAVSGRGPAGIGAEIGVDHLAVCAVDLRGAVRARAVRNGTNRGREPAAVIGELTRLVRRVVAEAEQEGLWPAGLAVAVPGLVARDARTVVRAPNLDWHDTDLGALLPDELPLTVDNEANFGGLAELWLGDGTPRDFLHVSAEIGIGGAVVVDGRLLRGTRGFAGELGHVPVHPDGPECPCGGHGCLEQYAGEEAVLRAAGLEPGEDRVGLLAERAAQGDEDVRGALRDAGTALGIALTGAVNLLDPETVVLGGALAGLAPWLLPSLERELARRTAGPACAVSVSRLGSEGPLLGAAHAVVRAVLDDPAAVAERAQDSARAATHR; the protein is encoded by the coding sequence ATGACCGCACCGCTGCACGAGGCACACCCGGCCGGCCGGGGCCGTCGGCTGCCCGACACGCAACAGGGCATGCGCCGCCGCAACCTGGCGCGGGTGATGCACACCGTGAGCGCCGAGGGACCGCTGTCCCGCGCCGCCGTCGCCTCGCACATCGGCCTGACCCGGGCGGCCGTCTCCACCCTGGTCGACGAACTGATCCGCTCGGGGCTCCTCGAGGAGCTGGGGCCCGAGCGCCCCGGCCGGGTGGGACGCCCGGGTTCGGCCCTCGCGGTCAGCGGACGCGGACCGGCCGGGATCGGTGCGGAGATCGGCGTCGACCACCTCGCCGTGTGCGCGGTCGATCTGCGCGGCGCGGTGCGGGCACGGGCCGTACGGAACGGCACCAACCGGGGCCGGGAGCCCGCGGCGGTGATCGGGGAACTCACCCGGCTGGTGCGCCGGGTCGTCGCCGAGGCGGAACAGGAAGGGCTGTGGCCCGCGGGCCTCGCCGTGGCCGTACCGGGTCTGGTCGCGCGGGACGCCAGGACCGTGGTCCGTGCCCCGAACCTCGACTGGCACGACACGGACCTCGGCGCGCTGCTGCCCGACGAGCTGCCGCTGACCGTGGACAACGAGGCCAACTTCGGCGGCCTCGCGGAACTCTGGCTGGGCGACGGCACGCCACGCGACTTCCTCCATGTGTCGGCGGAGATCGGCATCGGCGGCGCGGTGGTCGTGGACGGGCGGCTGCTGCGCGGGACCCGCGGTTTCGCGGGCGAGCTGGGGCATGTGCCCGTGCACCCGGACGGACCGGAGTGCCCCTGCGGCGGGCACGGCTGTCTGGAGCAGTACGCGGGCGAGGAGGCCGTGCTGCGCGCGGCCGGTCTGGAGCCCGGCGAGGACCGCGTCGGGCTGCTGGCCGAGCGCGCGGCTCAGGGGGACGAGGACGTACGCGGGGCGCTGCGCGACGCCGGGACCGCGCTCGGTATCGCGCTGACCGGGGCGGTCAATCTGCTGGATCCGGAGACGGTCGTGCTGGGCGGTGCGCTGGCGGGCCTGGCGCCCTGGCTGCTGCCGTCGCTGGAACGGGAGCTGGCCCGGCGCACGGCCGGTCCCGCCTGCGCGGTGTCCGTCTCGCGGCTCGGTTCCGAGGGGCCGCTGCTGGGGGCCGCGCACGCGGTGGTGCGGGCGGTGCTCGACGACCCGGCGGCGGTGGCGGAACGGGCACAGGACAGTGCCCGCGCGGCGACGCACCGGTAG
- the xylB gene encoding xylulokinase, with the protein MSAAEGPLVVGVDTSTQSTKALVVDASTGRVVASGQAPHTVSAGAGRESDPRQWWDALCEALHQCGDAAHEAAAISVGGQQHGLVTLDAHGDPVRPALLWNDVRSAPQARRLIEELGGPKAWAERTGSVPGPSFTVTKWAWLTEHEPEAVRATAAVRLPHDYLTERLTGQGTTDRGDVSGTGWWASATESYDEEVLTHVGLDPALLPRVVRPGEVVGTVRDSHDLPFSKGTLVAPGTGDNAAAALGLGLRPGTPVLSLGTSGTVYAVSTRRPADPTGTVAGFADARGDWLPLACTLNCTLAVDRVAALLGLDREAVEPGTGVTLLPYLDGERTPDLPHASGLLHGLRHDTTGGQLLQAAYDGAVHALLGALDLVLDADADRSAPLLLIGGGARGTAWQQTVRRLSGRPVQVPEARELVALGAAAQAAGVLTGEDPAAVARRWDTAHGPVLDAVERDEATLARISGVLSDAAPLLEREPDRR; encoded by the coding sequence ATGTCAGCAGCCGAGGGTCCGCTCGTCGTCGGTGTGGACACATCCACCCAGTCCACCAAGGCCCTGGTGGTCGACGCATCGACCGGACGGGTGGTGGCGAGCGGCCAGGCGCCCCACACCGTCTCCGCCGGGGCGGGCCGCGAGAGTGATCCGCGGCAGTGGTGGGACGCCCTGTGCGAGGCCCTGCACCAGTGCGGCGACGCGGCACACGAGGCGGCGGCGATCTCGGTCGGCGGCCAGCAGCACGGCCTCGTCACCCTCGACGCGCACGGCGACCCGGTGCGCCCGGCACTGCTGTGGAACGACGTGCGCTCGGCGCCGCAAGCCCGCCGGCTGATCGAGGAACTGGGCGGCCCGAAGGCCTGGGCCGAGCGCACGGGCAGCGTGCCGGGCCCCTCGTTCACGGTCACGAAGTGGGCCTGGCTGACGGAGCACGAGCCCGAGGCGGTCCGCGCGACCGCCGCGGTACGCCTGCCGCACGACTACCTCACCGAACGCCTCACGGGACAGGGCACGACCGACCGCGGTGATGTCTCCGGTACGGGCTGGTGGGCGTCCGCGACGGAGTCGTACGACGAGGAGGTCCTCACGCATGTGGGCCTCGATCCGGCGCTGCTGCCCCGCGTGGTGCGCCCGGGTGAGGTCGTCGGCACCGTGCGCGACAGCCATGACCTGCCGTTCTCCAAGGGCACTCTGGTCGCCCCGGGCACCGGCGACAACGCGGCCGCCGCGCTGGGCCTCGGCCTGCGCCCGGGCACGCCGGTACTGAGCCTCGGCACCTCCGGCACGGTGTACGCGGTCTCGACCCGGCGCCCCGCCGACCCCACCGGGACCGTGGCGGGCTTCGCCGACGCGCGCGGCGACTGGCTGCCGCTGGCCTGCACGCTCAACTGCACCCTCGCCGTCGACCGCGTCGCCGCGCTGCTCGGCCTGGACCGGGAGGCGGTGGAGCCGGGCACGGGCGTGACCCTGCTCCCTTACCTGGACGGCGAGCGCACCCCGGATCTGCCGCACGCCTCGGGTCTGCTGCACGGACTGCGGCACGACACGACGGGCGGACAGCTGCTCCAGGCGGCCTACGACGGAGCGGTCCACGCACTGCTGGGCGCCCTCGACCTGGTACTCGACGCGGACGCGGACCGCTCGGCTCCGCTGCTGCTCATCGGGGGCGGGGCACGGGGCACGGCGTGGCAGCAGACGGTACGCCGGCTGTCGGGGCGTCCCGTTCAGGTGCCCGAGGCCAGGGAGCTGGTCGCGCTCGGCGCCGCGGCGCAGGCCGCCGGGGTGCTGACGGGCGAGGATCCGGCGGCGGTGGCCCGGCGCTGGGACACGGCTCACGGGCCGGTGCTCGATGCCGTGGAACGGGACGAGGCGACGCTGGCCAGGATCTCCGGGGTACTCTCCGACGCGGCGCCGCTGCTGGAGCGGGAACCGGACCGGCGCTGA
- the xylA gene encoding xylose isomerase, whose translation MNYQPTPEDRFTFGLWTVGWQGRDPFGDATRRALDPVETVQRLAGLGAHGVTFHDDDLIPFGSSDTERESHIKRFRQALDATGMAVPMATTNLFTHPVFKDGAFTANDRDVRRYALRKTIRNIDLAAELGAKTYVAWGGREGAESGAAKDVRVALDRMKEAFDLLGEYVTAQGYDLRFAIEPKPNEPRGDILLPTVGHALAFIERLERPELYGVNPEVGHEQMAGLNFPHGIAQALWAGKLFHIDLNGQSGIKYDQDLRFGAGDLRAAFWLVDLLESAGYEGPKHFDFKPPRTEDLDGVWASAAGCMRNYLILKERTAAFRADPEVQEALRAARLDELAQPTAGDGLTALLADRTAFEDFDVEAAAARGMAFEQLDQLAMDHLLGARG comes from the coding sequence ATGAACTACCAGCCCACCCCCGAGGACAGGTTCACCTTCGGCCTGTGGACCGTCGGCTGGCAGGGAAGGGACCCGTTCGGCGACGCCACCCGGCGCGCCCTGGACCCGGTCGAGACGGTGCAGCGCCTCGCCGGGCTCGGTGCCCACGGAGTGACCTTCCACGACGACGACCTGATCCCCTTCGGGTCCTCGGACACCGAGCGCGAGTCGCACATCAAGCGCTTCCGGCAGGCCCTCGACGCCACCGGCATGGCCGTGCCGATGGCCACCACCAACCTCTTCACGCACCCCGTCTTCAAGGACGGGGCGTTCACCGCCAACGACCGGGACGTCCGCCGTTACGCCCTGCGCAAGACGATCCGCAACATCGACCTCGCGGCCGAGCTGGGGGCGAAGACGTACGTCGCCTGGGGCGGCCGGGAGGGTGCCGAGTCCGGCGCCGCCAAGGACGTACGCGTCGCACTCGACCGGATGAAGGAGGCCTTCGACCTCCTCGGCGAGTACGTCACCGCCCAGGGCTACGACCTGCGTTTCGCCATCGAGCCCAAGCCGAACGAGCCGCGCGGCGACATCCTGCTGCCGACCGTCGGCCACGCGCTGGCGTTCATCGAGCGCCTGGAACGCCCGGAGCTGTACGGCGTCAACCCCGAGGTGGGTCACGAGCAGATGGCCGGGCTGAACTTCCCGCACGGCATCGCCCAGGCCCTGTGGGCGGGCAAGCTCTTCCACATCGACCTCAACGGCCAGTCCGGCATCAAGTACGACCAGGACCTGCGCTTCGGGGCGGGCGATCTGCGCGCCGCCTTCTGGCTGGTCGACCTTCTGGAGAGCGCCGGCTACGAGGGCCCGAAGCACTTCGACTTCAAGCCGCCGCGGACGGAGGACCTCGACGGCGTGTGGGCCTCGGCCGCGGGCTGCATGCGCAACTACCTCATCCTCAAGGAGCGTACGGCCGCCTTCCGCGCCGACCCCGAGGTCCAGGAGGCGCTGCGCGCCGCGCGGCTGGACGAGCTGGCGCAGCCCACCGCCGGGGACGGTCTGACGGCGCTGCTCGCCGACCGTACGGCGTTCGAGGACTTCGACGTGGAGGCGGCCGCCGCGCGGGGGATGGCCTTCGAGCAGTTGGACCAGCTGGCGATGGACCACCTGCTGGGGGCGCGTGGCTGA
- a CDS encoding type I polyketide synthase codes for MPDSSVPVEERLRSALDTVEEQQQTISKLLREKHEPIAVVGIGLRFPGGSNTPDEFAEFLREGRSGIGPFPTDRFDTDTYVADGSGEDDEPGRIRTIGGGFLDRIDQFDAPFFNISPKEAQYMDPQQRLLLETAWEALEHANIDPTPLRRANGGVYIGASSIDYALELDSLPYEELDGHLASGITFFPLSGRLSYFLGWRGPCMSLDTACASSLTALHSAAEGLRRGECDIALAGAVNALHHPRIPVIFSAANMLAPDAQCKTFDESADGYVRAEGCAVAVLKRLSDAQRDGDTVLGLIRGSAVGQDGDSAGLTVPNGPAQEAVMRAAIQRASLQPSDIQYVEAHGTGTPLGDPIEMGAISDVFATSHDKERPLTVGSVKTNLGHMEPVAGLVGVIKTLLQMREQTIFPHLNFTTPSGRIPWDSYPVTVPTENRPWKADTRRAVVNSFGFGGTIAAVVLEEPPVPEQPATAPAAVQADRTDSASAVEQHVFTVSAKNHRSLKQLIERYQRHLDDSPSTDLGSLCYTGNVGRAHHPLRLAGVVGGREDLDALLKKGLGQIEKRSIAAERARKTAFLFTGQGSQHAGMGRPLYERFVVFREHLDECDRLFAPLLGRSIRALVLGEDDDPDAIHQTRFTQPALFSLEYSLAQLWLSWGARPSVLIGHSIGEVVAAAVAGLFSLEDAVTLVAARARLMQSVSAPGGMAAVPEAAEQVAPLLESYPDLTMAAVNSPRQCVISGGTDSLAEVSETLRGRGLDVKQLRVSHAFHSPLMAEVLDEFREALKDITFRQPQLTLVSNITGKVARVAEISKPEYWVRHIVEPVNFEAGMRAIERRGRHVFVEIGPSIALTGLARSCVDAGEHRWLNSLHPKEKQGLTILQAVAKLYSAGVRVDWNGFHDGRPGRRVDLPLYAFDRKRYWLPNGTGPSAQDEAAGPRSAFLHEPRWVEQPPTARTVAGPRHVLVVNRAAQDVTGLVEQAAGQDVRLSFAADPEQALDVVRAGEPTDVCWFWQSDDGPVSAESLRAECEHNYRDLLTLLGLLEQEEGGLARRLWLVTEAAQVLPGDEPGSGAHLAAATLWGFGHVLLNEYPSYRVTLVDLPAGGGRTAEEMLLGEWLAADTGEFQVAYRDRTGRHVHRLLPSAFDSPEQPAEPGTAPVRPDRNYLITGGLGALGLLTAHRLVDEGARYLTLVSRRAEPAADAAGLWERLRDRAEVTVLRGDVGDSGDVHRIVESLHAAPQPLGGIVHTAGGLDDAPVAAQTWESIDALFSAKVYGSWMLHEAAQGFDELDFFVAYSSAAAVVGGASQSNYAAANAYLDQLLHWRAAQNLPALGVNWGPWSEAGMSARLNARHIEALEREGIVFIPPRQALDTMVSLLGEPVTQVLAGECDWDRFSAAKPVVNAFYQELVGADGTSSRTLDLDALLASPDGERVEKITDFIRHRVADVLHIDDADDISPYTEFVQLGLDSLVAVELKNALEAAFRIPLPLTMAFDYPSAAVLGEFIGKRLEQARPTAPAGS; via the coding sequence GTGCCCGACAGCTCCGTGCCCGTCGAAGAACGCCTCCGCTCCGCCCTCGACACCGTCGAGGAGCAGCAGCAGACCATCAGCAAGCTCCTGCGGGAGAAGCACGAGCCCATCGCCGTGGTGGGCATCGGACTGCGCTTCCCGGGTGGCAGCAACACACCTGACGAGTTCGCCGAGTTCCTCCGCGAGGGAAGGTCGGGCATCGGCCCCTTCCCGACGGACCGCTTCGACACCGACACCTACGTGGCGGACGGCAGCGGGGAGGACGACGAACCGGGCCGCATCCGCACCATAGGTGGCGGCTTCCTCGACCGGATAGACCAGTTCGACGCGCCGTTCTTCAACATCTCGCCCAAAGAGGCGCAGTACATGGACCCCCAGCAGCGCCTGCTGCTGGAAACGGCCTGGGAAGCCCTGGAGCACGCCAACATCGACCCGACCCCGCTGCGCCGCGCCAACGGAGGGGTCTACATCGGGGCCAGCTCCATCGACTACGCCCTGGAACTGGACTCCCTCCCGTACGAGGAGCTCGACGGCCACCTGGCCTCCGGAATCACCTTCTTCCCGCTCTCGGGGCGGCTGTCGTACTTCCTCGGCTGGCGCGGACCGTGCATGAGCCTGGACACCGCCTGCGCCTCCTCGCTCACCGCGCTGCACTCCGCGGCCGAGGGGCTGCGCCGAGGTGAGTGCGACATCGCGCTGGCCGGCGCGGTCAACGCCCTGCACCACCCCCGCATCCCGGTGATCTTCTCGGCCGCCAACATGCTCGCGCCCGACGCCCAGTGCAAGACCTTCGACGAGTCGGCGGACGGCTACGTACGCGCCGAGGGATGCGCCGTCGCGGTGCTCAAGCGGCTCTCGGACGCCCAGCGGGACGGCGACACCGTCCTCGGCCTCATCCGGGGCTCCGCGGTGGGCCAGGACGGGGACAGCGCCGGGCTGACCGTGCCCAACGGGCCCGCCCAGGAAGCGGTCATGCGGGCGGCCATCCAGCGGGCGTCGCTCCAGCCGAGCGACATCCAGTACGTCGAGGCGCACGGAACCGGCACCCCGCTCGGAGACCCCATCGAGATGGGCGCCATCAGCGATGTCTTCGCCACGTCGCACGACAAGGAACGCCCGCTGACGGTCGGCTCGGTCAAGACGAACCTCGGGCACATGGAACCGGTCGCCGGCCTCGTGGGCGTCATCAAGACGCTGCTCCAGATGCGCGAGCAGACCATCTTCCCGCACCTGAACTTCACCACCCCCTCCGGCCGCATCCCGTGGGACAGCTACCCCGTCACCGTCCCCACCGAGAACCGGCCCTGGAAGGCCGACACCCGGCGGGCCGTGGTGAACAGCTTCGGCTTCGGGGGCACCATCGCCGCCGTCGTCCTCGAAGAGCCCCCGGTGCCCGAGCAGCCGGCCACCGCCCCGGCCGCCGTCCAGGCGGACCGCACGGACAGCGCCTCGGCGGTCGAGCAGCACGTGTTCACGGTGTCCGCCAAGAACCACCGCTCGCTGAAGCAGCTCATCGAGCGGTACCAGCGACACCTGGACGACTCCCCCTCCACCGACCTGGGCAGTCTGTGCTACACGGGCAACGTGGGCCGCGCGCACCACCCCCTGCGGCTGGCGGGTGTCGTCGGCGGCCGGGAGGACCTGGACGCACTGCTCAAGAAGGGTCTCGGCCAGATCGAGAAACGGTCCATCGCCGCGGAGCGGGCCCGCAAGACCGCCTTCCTCTTCACCGGCCAGGGCTCGCAGCATGCCGGGATGGGACGACCGCTGTACGAACGCTTCGTCGTCTTCCGCGAGCATCTTGACGAGTGCGACCGGCTGTTCGCCCCGCTCCTGGGCCGCTCCATCCGAGCGCTGGTGCTCGGCGAGGACGACGATCCGGACGCCATCCACCAGACCCGTTTCACCCAGCCCGCGTTGTTCTCGCTGGAGTACTCCCTGGCGCAGCTGTGGTTGTCGTGGGGCGCGCGTCCGAGCGTGCTGATCGGCCACAGCATCGGTGAGGTCGTCGCCGCGGCCGTCGCGGGGCTGTTCAGCCTCGAGGACGCGGTGACGCTGGTGGCCGCTCGCGCCCGTCTGATGCAGTCCGTGTCCGCCCCGGGTGGGATGGCCGCGGTGCCGGAGGCCGCCGAACAGGTCGCCCCGTTGCTCGAGTCGTACCCGGACCTCACCATGGCCGCCGTCAACTCGCCCCGTCAGTGCGTGATATCCGGCGGAACGGACTCGCTGGCCGAGGTGAGCGAAACGCTCCGAGGCCGCGGCCTGGACGTCAAACAGCTGAGGGTGTCGCACGCCTTCCACTCCCCGCTCATGGCAGAGGTGCTCGACGAGTTCCGCGAGGCCTTGAAGGACATCACGTTCCGGCAGCCCCAGCTCACCCTGGTCTCCAACATCACCGGCAAGGTCGCCCGGGTCGCCGAGATCTCGAAGCCGGAGTACTGGGTCCGCCACATCGTGGAGCCGGTGAACTTCGAGGCGGGGATGCGGGCCATCGAACGGCGGGGCAGGCACGTCTTCGTGGAGATCGGGCCGTCCATCGCGCTGACCGGTCTGGCACGGAGTTGCGTCGACGCCGGGGAGCACCGCTGGCTCAACAGCCTGCACCCGAAGGAGAAGCAGGGGCTCACCATCCTCCAGGCGGTGGCCAAGCTGTACTCCGCCGGAGTGCGGGTGGACTGGAACGGCTTCCACGACGGTCGTCCGGGCCGACGCGTGGACCTGCCGCTGTACGCCTTCGACCGCAAGCGTTACTGGCTGCCGAACGGCACCGGTCCCAGCGCACAGGACGAGGCGGCCGGTCCCCGGTCGGCGTTCCTGCACGAACCGCGTTGGGTCGAGCAGCCCCCGACGGCCCGGACGGTGGCGGGCCCCCGGCACGTTCTGGTGGTGAACCGCGCCGCCCAGGACGTCACCGGGCTCGTGGAACAGGCCGCCGGACAGGACGTACGGCTGTCCTTCGCGGCGGACCCCGAGCAGGCACTGGACGTGGTGCGCGCGGGTGAGCCGACGGACGTGTGCTGGTTCTGGCAGTCGGACGACGGCCCGGTGAGTGCCGAGTCCCTCCGGGCGGAGTGCGAGCACAACTACCGCGATCTGCTCACGCTGCTCGGCCTGTTGGAGCAGGAGGAAGGCGGCCTGGCCAGGCGTCTGTGGCTGGTCACCGAAGCGGCCCAAGTCCTGCCGGGTGACGAGCCGGGCAGCGGCGCACACCTCGCGGCCGCCACTCTCTGGGGCTTCGGCCATGTGCTGCTGAACGAGTACCCGTCGTACCGGGTCACCCTGGTGGACCTGCCGGCGGGCGGTGGCCGCACTGCCGAGGAGATGCTGCTCGGGGAGTGGCTGGCCGCCGACACCGGCGAGTTCCAGGTGGCCTACCGCGACCGGACCGGCCGCCACGTCCACAGGCTGCTGCCCAGCGCCTTCGACTCCCCTGAGCAGCCCGCCGAACCCGGCACCGCACCCGTACGCCCCGACCGGAACTATCTGATCACCGGTGGTCTCGGCGCGCTCGGTCTGCTCACCGCCCACCGCCTGGTGGACGAGGGTGCCCGGTATCTGACGCTGGTCAGCCGGCGGGCGGAGCCGGCCGCGGACGCCGCCGGGCTGTGGGAGCGGCTGCGGGACAGGGCCGAGGTGACGGTCCTGCGCGGCGACGTCGGCGACAGCGGCGACGTCCACCGGATCGTCGAGTCGCTGCACGCGGCGCCGCAGCCGCTCGGCGGCATCGTGCACACGGCCGGTGGCCTGGACGACGCCCCGGTCGCCGCACAGACGTGGGAGAGCATCGACGCGCTGTTCTCGGCGAAGGTGTACGGAAGCTGGATGCTGCACGAGGCCGCTCAGGGCTTCGACGAGCTGGACTTCTTCGTCGCCTACTCCTCCGCCGCGGCGGTGGTCGGCGGGGCGTCGCAGTCCAACTACGCGGCTGCCAACGCGTATCTGGACCAGTTGCTGCACTGGCGGGCCGCGCAGAACCTGCCCGCCCTGGGCGTCAACTGGGGGCCGTGGTCCGAGGCCGGTATGTCGGCCCGCCTGAACGCACGGCACATCGAGGCGCTGGAACGCGAGGGCATCGTCTTCATTCCACCGCGGCAGGCCCTGGACACCATGGTCTCCCTGCTCGGGGAGCCGGTGACGCAGGTGCTGGCCGGCGAGTGCGACTGGGACCGCTTCTCCGCCGCCAAGCCGGTGGTCAACGCCTTCTACCAGGAGCTGGTCGGCGCCGACGGGACCTCCTCGCGGACCCTCGACCTCGATGCGCTGCTGGCGTCCCCGGACGGAGAACGCGTCGAGAAGATCACCGACTTCATCCGGCACCGGGTCGCCGACGTGCTGCACATCGACGACGCCGACGACATCAGTCCGTACACCGAGTTCGTGCAACTGGGCCTGGACTCCCTGGTGGCGGTGGAACTGAAGAACGCCCTGGAAGCGGCCTTCCGGATCCCGTTGCCCCTCACGATGGCCTTCGACTACCCGAGCGCCGCGGTGCTCGGCGAGTTCATCGGCAAGCGTCTGGAACAGGCACGGCCCACGGCGCCGGCTGGATCATGA